TCGGCCCGCGCCTGGACGCCATCCCCGCGTCCCAGCGCCAGTCACTCGACGGCGGACTCGTCCTCGTCCAGCCCTATGAGCTGCCCACCCAGGCCATGACCGCGGAGGGCGACGCCGCGGAAGGCCAGCTCATCGCCACCCTGGGCCGCGACGCCTTCTTCGACCTGCCCACCCTCACGAAGCCCACGCGCGTGCCGGACGTGTCCTGGATGCTGCACAAGCACTGACACGCCCCAGACGTCAGTCGAACATCGCCGCCAGCGCTTCGCTCAGGGTCTCCACGCCCACCACCTGGAGCTTCGTCTTCTCCACGCGCCGCGCGCTGCCCGCTGGCAGCACCACCCGCTGGAAGCCCATCTTCGCGGCCTCCGCGAGCCTCGGCTCCACCTGGCCCACCGCGCGCACCTCGCCTGCGAGCCCCACCTCTCCCAACACCAGCGTCTTCGCGTCCAACGGCCGGTTCTGCAGGCTGCTCACCAGCGCCGCGCACACCGCCAGGTCGCACGCCGGTTCGCTCAACTGCATGCCGCCCGCCACGTTGACGAACAGGTCGCAGCCCACCAGTGGAATCTCCTCCTTCTTCTCCAGCACCGCCGCCAGCAGCGCCACGCGGTTGCCGTCCACGCCAATCGCCGTGCGCCTCGCCGTGCCGTAGCCCGTGGGCGCCACCAGCGCCTGCACCTCCACCAACAGTGGCCGCGTGCCGTTGAGCGTGCTCGTCACCACGCTGCCGGACTTGCCCTGCGGACGCTCGGAGAGGAACAGCGCGGACGGGTCCGCCACCTCCACCAGCCCCGCGCCCTTCATCTCGAAGACGCCAATCTCGTTGGTGCTGCCGAAGCGGTTCTTGTGCGCGCGCAGGAGCCGGAACGGGTGGCCGCGCTCGCCCTCGAAGTAGAGGACCGTGTCCACCATGTGCTCCAGCACCCGGGGACCCGCGATGGAGCCTTCCTTCGTCACGTGGCCCACCAGGAACGTGGGCACCCCGCTGCGCTTGGCGAACGCCATCAGCCGGCCCGCCACCTCGCGCACCTGGGTGATGCTGCCCGGCGCGTTGCCCAGCTCCGGCAGGTACATGGTCTGGATGGAGTCCACCACCAGCGCCTGCGGCTTCAGCGCCTCCGCCGCCTGGAGCACCCGGTCCGCGTCCGTCTCCGCGAACAGGTGGATGGCCTCACTCTCCACCCGCAGGCGCTCCGCGCGCATCTTCGTCTGCCGCAGGCTCTCTTCACCCGACACGTAGAGCACCGGCCCGTGCCGCGACAGCTTGTCCAGCGCCGCCAAGAGCAGCGTGGACTTGCCGATGCCCGGGTCGCCGCCCAACAGCACCAGTGAACCGCCCACCACGCCGCCGCCCAGGACGCGGTCGAACTCCGTGATGCCCGTGCGCCGACGGACTTCCGTCTCCGCCGTCACGTCCTGCAGCTTCACCGGCTTGGAGGCGCCCCCGGACGCGCCCCACGCCGGGCGCTTGTCGTCCACCTTCGCTTCGGTCTCCTCCAGGAGCGAGCTCCAGGCCCCGCAGTCAGGACACTTCCCGAGCCACTTCGCCGTCTGGTAGCCGCAGGCCTGACAGGTGTAGTGCGTCTTCGCCTTCGCCATGGGTTGGAGTGTCTACCCCAGACCCCTGACGTTTCCCCGCCTCATGCGCGCGCCATGCCAGGAGAGCAGGCAGGCAGGTTGTCATGGATCAGGTAGCGAGTTGCCCTACAGGGAGGGGGCACACACTTTCTGGACCACGGGCGACGCGAAACAGCGCGCCCCCCACACAGGGAGAGTGCCATGGGGATTATCGCGTTTCTGGTGATTGGTCTGGTCGCGGGTCTGAT
This DNA window, taken from Corallococcus coralloides DSM 2259, encodes the following:
- the radA gene encoding DNA repair protein RadA; protein product: MAKAKTHYTCQACGYQTAKWLGKCPDCGAWSSLLEETEAKVDDKRPAWGASGGASKPVKLQDVTAETEVRRRTGITEFDRVLGGGVVGGSLVLLGGDPGIGKSTLLLAALDKLSRHGPVLYVSGEESLRQTKMRAERLRVESEAIHLFAETDADRVLQAAEALKPQALVVDSIQTMYLPELGNAPGSITQVREVAGRLMAFAKRSGVPTFLVGHVTKEGSIAGPRVLEHMVDTVLYFEGERGHPFRLLRAHKNRFGSTNEIGVFEMKGAGLVEVADPSALFLSERPQGKSGSVVTSTLNGTRPLLVEVQALVAPTGYGTARRTAIGVDGNRVALLAAVLEKKEEIPLVGCDLFVNVAGGMQLSEPACDLAVCAALVSSLQNRPLDAKTLVLGEVGLAGEVRAVGQVEPRLAEAAKMGFQRVVLPAGSARRVEKTKLQVVGVETLSEALAAMFD